The DNA region CCAGTTCGGCGAGGCGCGCGAAGACTGGTGGACGCCGTACAGTCGGGCGTTCGAGCAGATGGAACAGCCCGTCGGCTCACTGGTGGGTCAGAAGCCGCCGGCAGATCCCGCCCCTGCCGCCCCGCTGGCGAGCTACGTCGGGGTGTACACCAACGACTTCTGGGGTCCCGCGCGGGTGAACATGCGCGACGGTGGGCTGAAACTCGCGCTGGGGTCCACGCTCACCGTGCCGCTCACGCATTGGGACGGCGACGTCTTCACCTTCTCGTTCGTCACCGAGAATGCGCCTCCGGGAACGATTTCCAAGGCCACCTTCGACGGTGATCGGCTCACGCTGGAGTATTACGACGGGGAAGGCAACGGAGTGTTTGTGCGATGAGCGCTCGCGCGAAGAGAAGAAGGCGGCGATGAGCGCTCGCGCGAAGAGACGACGATGACGACGGCAATCACGACGGGCCTGTCCGACGCCGAGGTCGCGCAACGGGTTTCCGAAGGAAAGACCAACGACGTCCCGACCCGTGCGGCGCGCAGCGTCTCGGAGATCGTCCGCGGCAACGTCTTCACGCGGATCAACGCGATCCTCGGCGTGCTGCTGGTCATCGTGTTGTCGACGGGTTCGGTGATCAACGGGGCATTCGGTCTGCTGATCATCGCCAATAGCGCGATCGGCATCATCCAGGAGCTGCGGGCCAAGCAGACTTTGGACAAGCTGGCGATCGTCGGTCAAGCGAAACCCATGGTGCGCAGGGAATCCGGCACCGCTGCGCTGGCTCCCAGTGAGGTTGTCCTCGACGACGTGATCGAGCTTGGTCCCGGTGATCAGATCGTCGTCGACGGCGTGATCCTCGAGGAGTCCAACCTCGAGATCGACGAATCGCTGCTGACAGGGGAAGCCGATCCGATCGCCAAGGACGCCGACGATCACGTCATGTCGGGCAGTTTTGTGGTCGCAGGCAGCGGGGCCTACCGGGCCACCAAGGTCGGGCGGGAGGCCTACGCCGCCAAGCTCGCCGAGGAGGCCTCCAAGTTCACCTTGGTGAAATCCGAACTGCGAAGCGGCATCAACAAGATCCTGCAGTTCATCACTTACCTCCTGGTGCCGGCCGGTGCGCTGATCATCTACACCCAGCTGTTCACCACCGGTGCGGGATGGCAGGAATCGGTGCTGCGCATGGTCGGCGCGCTGGTGCCGATGGTGCCCGAGGGTCTGGTGCTGATGACGTCGATCGCGTTCGCGGTGGGCGTCATCCGGTTGGGGCGCAGGCAGTGTCTGGTCAATGAACTCCCGGCGATCGAGGGACTCGCCCGCGTCGACGTGGTGTGTGCCGACAAGACCGGGACGCTGACCGAGAACGGTATGCGGGTCAGCGATCTCAAAGAACTCGACGAGTGTTCGGTGGCCGAGGTGCTGGCGCAACTGGCCGCCGACGACGCCCGCCCCAACGCCAGCATGGCCGCCATCGCGGAGGCCTACGCGTCACCGCCGGGCTGGACCGCGACCGCCACGGCGCCGTTCAAATCGGCAACCAAGTGGAGCGGCTCCTCCTACGCGGAGCACGGCAACTGGGTGATCGGTGCACCCGACGTGCTGCTGGATCCGGCATCTCCGGCGGCCGATGCAGCCGAACAGATCGGCGCGCGAGGTCTGCGGGTGCTGCTGCTGGGTTCCAGCGACCTGCCCGTCGACCACGGCGACGCACCCGGAACGGTCACCCCCGCGGCGCTGGTGGTGCTCGAGCAGCGGATTCGCCCCGATGCCCGTGACACGCTGGAATACTTTGCCTCACAGAAGGTCACGGTCAAGGTCATCTCCGGAGACAACGCCGTTTCGGTGGGTGCGGTGGCCGGTTCACTCGGGCTCGAGGGCGAGACCATGGATGCGCGTCAGCTGCCGGCGGCACCGGAGGCACTCGCCGACACCTTGGAGGAGTACACGACGTTCGGCCGCGTACGGCCCGACCAGAAACGGGCGATGGTGCACGCGCTGCAATCGCGCGGACACACGGTGGCGATGACCGGCGACGGTGTCAACGACGTCCTCGCGCTGAAGGACGCCGACATCGGCGTCGCGATGGGGTCGGGCAGCTCGGCGTCGCGCGCGGTCGCGCAGATCGTGCTCCTGGACAACAAGTTCGCCACCCTGCCCTACGTCGTGGGCGAGGGGCGACGGGTCATCGGCAACATCGAACGCGTCTCCAATCTGTTCCTCACCAAGACGGTCTACTCGGTGTTGCTGGCGATGCTCGTCGGATTGGCGGGGCTGTCGGCGGAGATATTCGGGACCGACCCCCTGCCCTTTCCGTTCCAGCCGATCCACGTCACGATCGCGGCCTGGTTCACCATCGGCATCCCGGCGTTCGTCTTGTCCCTCGCCCCCAACACGGAGCGCGCCCAACCCGGCTTCGTGCGGCGGGTGATGACCTCGGCGCTGCCGTCGGGACTGGTCGTAGGTACCGCGACGTTCGTGTCGTACCTGCTCGCCTACGAGGGCCGGGCGGCGACGGAGACCGAGCAGACCCAGGCGTCCACTGCCGCCCTGATCACGCTGCTGGTGTCCGCGTTGTGGGTGTTGTCGGTGGTGGCCCGTCCCTACGAATGGTGGCGGGTGGCGTTGGTCGCGGTGTCGGCCCTGGCCTACGTCGTGATCTTCAGCATCCCGCCGGCCCGTGACCTGTTCATCCTGGACATTTCCGATGTGGGCGTCACGTCGATCGCGCTGGGTATCGGCCTGCTCGGGGCGCTCGCCGTCGAGGTGATCTGGTGGGTGCAGGGCGCGATTCTGGGTGAACGCCGCAGGTTGTGGCGTCCGCGCGAGCGGTAGGGTTGCTCCCATGGGATTACTGGACAAAGCCAAGGACCTCCTGGGCAAGAACGCCGACAAGGTCGACACCGCCATCACCAAGGCCGGTGACCTGGTCGACAAGAAGACCCAGGGCAAGTACGCCTCGACGATCGACAAGGTTCAGGACGCCGCCAAGAAGGCCGTCCAGGACAACACCAATCCGGGCGGGCAGGTGCCACCGGGGCAGCAATCGGGCCAGGTCCCGCCCCCGCAGCCGCCGCCGGGAACCCCGCCGCAGCAGCAACCCCCGACGGCTCCGCCGACGTCATAGGCTGAGCTCACGGCATGGCCAAGTTGTCGGTCTCCATCGATGTGCCATTGGCGCCGGACAAGGCGTGGGAGAGCGCCTCGGACCTGTCCCGGTACAAGGAGTGGCTCTCCATTCACCGGGTATGGCGCTCCTCGCTGCCGGAAACCATCGAGAAGGGCACGGTCTTGGACTCGATCGTCGAGGTCAAGGGCATGCCCAACCGGATGCGCTGGACCGTCGTGCACTACCGCCCGCCGGAGGCGATGACGCTCAACGGCGACGGCAAGGGTGGGGTGAAGGTCAAGCTCATCGGCAAGGTCAAACCCTCGGATCTGGGATCGACCCTGACGTTCGACGTCCATCTGGGCGGACCGGCGTTGTTCGGTCCGATCGGAATGGTGGTCGCCGGCGCCTTGAAGGGCGACATCCGGGAATCTCTGGAACGGTTCAAGGCGGTCTTCGCGCCCTCGTGATGAGAGGTGGGCGCCTTGGCCACCTTCGGTCAGCGGCCGAACCGCCGACCGATCAGCTTCGCGAACTCGACCGTCGAGCGGCGCACGGATTCGAATTCCAGTGACACCAGCAACGTGTCGATCATCGCGAACGGCAGTGTGGTGGCAACGGCCCCGCGGCCGTACTCGATGTGCCACGAGCCTGGGTGAATCGTCAGCCCGCGGGCGTGACCTCTCTCCAGGCAGGTGTGCTCACCGGGAGACAACGGCGGTAGCGCCGAGGTTTCATCTGAATCGAGGTCATAGGAATCGATCTGGCCGGCGATCAGGAACTTGTGGATGTCGACGTGCTTGTAGCGCCCCGAAAAGCCCTGCGTACCAGTAGGGGATCCGAATATCACGATGTACTCGCGCGGGCTGAAGTAGAGGAATCGGACCTTGCCGAGGATTCCGCCCGCCTTGCTGCCGACCCAGCGTCCCGGCCGGGGGTCGATCAGGTCGGGGTACTCGTCGGCGAGTAACTCGATGGCGTACGTGATGAGCTCAGCACCCTCGAGAGGGCTGCCGACAGCCTGCGAGGTGACCTTCTGCAGGACGTCGGGGTCGATCCTGTAGGCCATCAACGTCCCTTCGGGAAAATGCGTATCGGTAACTCCGGCAGTGTGCAGGTGGCTGACGGCCAGGTGATCTGAGGGTCGAATCCGGCAGCCAGCTCGAAGTCAGGTATCCGCGAGAGCCATTCGCTGACAACGAGTTTGAGCTCCATCCGGGCCAGGTGCGCGCCCAGGCACCGGTGTGGACCCCCACCGAAACCCCAGTGCTTGTGCAGCTTGCCGTCCAGTACGAAGTCGTCCCCGGACTGTGGATCGGCGCCGTCGCGGTTGATCGCGCCGAGACAGAGTCGCACCTCCGCGCCTGCGGGCAGTGTGACACCTGCGACGGTGACGGGCTGAGTGGTCACCCGCCCGACGACGGGTGCGGCCGGTTCCAGCCTGATCATCTCCTCGACGAACGCGGCGACGTCGTCGGGGTGGTGCCGCAGCGAATCCCGTAACTCGGGTCGCCGTGCGAGTTCCAGCATGGTGGCACCGATGGTCGAGGTGACGGTATCGAGTCCGGCGAGCACGAACACCAGCGACAGACCCACGGCCTCGTTGTCGGAGAGCGTCTCGTCGCCGTGGAGCAACTCGGAGAGGATCCCGGCACGGGGTTGGTTCCGCTGTGTCTGAACAGCTTCGGTCAGGTAGGTGTACAACTCCACCGCCGGCGTCAGGTCCACGCTCGCCGGGTCGGTGGTAAGGCTGAACGCGATGATGGCGTCCTTCCACGCGATGAGCCGCTCCCTGTCCTCCAGCGGCAACCCGAAGAGGGTGAGAAAGACCTGGGACGGGTACGGGGTCGCGAGATCGGCCATCACCTCGCACTCGTCTCGGCGGGCGATCGCTTCGATGATGTTGATGGCCTGGGCCTGCAGCGAGGGAAGCAGTGAGTTGAGTGTCTGTGGGCTGAAGTGGGAGTGCAGGATTCGGCGGTAACGGGTGTGCTCGGGAGGATCGAACCCCAGCGGCACCAGCGGGACCGGGCTGATCATGTCGTCGTAGGAGATCCGCGAGGAGAACACCGCCGGGTCCCGCAGTGCCGCAAGGACATCCTCACGGCGAGTGAGGTAGTACCAGCCGTCGCCGTAGACCACCGGTCCGAGGCGGCGCAGCATCGACCATCCGTCACCGCGATCGCGCGACATCGGAAGATCCTCGTAGAGGACCCGGGGCACGTTCGCCGGAGGTGCGGTCACGGGCGTACCAGTCCGCGAGGTCGTATCAGGCCGAGATCGAGGTGGGTGTGCCACCCCGGTGGCGCATCGCAGACATCGGGAATGGCGTTGATGGCGCCCATGGCTGTCCAGTCATACCCAGGGTGCTTCATCGAGCCGTCGGGCTGTCTGACGCCTTTGAGGGTCAACTCGGTCGGCGGGTCCCCATCGATCACGATCTCGTACCGGGTCTCACCCCAATCCCATGCCGGCTCCAGCCGATCGGGTCCTGCGGTCACGTAGATCGCGTGGAAGACGATCAGTGGCTGCCCACCGACCCACGCCGTCCATTCGTGACGTTGCGCGGCGACTGTGCCTTCGGGGATGGTTCCCTCGTCGTGTGGGATGTCCTCGGTGGCCACTGCGGCCTCCACCTCCGAGGTCACGCTGTCGATGCTGACGCCGAGGCCGTCGGCGATCATGTACATGGACTGGGCGAAGAACGGGGTGCCGAGACCGAGGATCGTCGGCTCGGTGAGGAACTTGTCCTTGTCCTTGCCGAATCCCATCCAGTCGATGTGATCCAGCGGAGCGTCTTTGAGGACGTCGACGACCTCGTACACCTGAATGGTGTCGATTCTGCTCATCACCCGCGCCAGCGTGAGCGGCAGGAGGTCACCCGCGTATCCGGGGTGGATTCCCCCGCCGTGAAAGGACGTGCCCCCCTCGTCACAGGCATCCCTGATCAACTGCGCCGGCCCCTCGAAGTCCGGCGACGGGTGGAAGAACCCGCTTGTCGTCACCACGTTCTTGCCGGACCGCAGGAGTCGGCAGACGGTGTCGACATCCATGATGATCGGCGTATAGAACACGCAGTCGGCCTCGAGGCCGACCATCGAGTCGACGTCGCTGGTGGCGAGAACACCGATCGGGTCGATACCGGCGATCTCGCCGGCGTCCCTGCCGTTCTTCTCCTCGCTGTGCACCAGCACTCCGACCAGGTCGTAGAGGGGGTTGTCCGCGAAGTGGCGGATACCCACCTGTCCGACGTCGCCGGTCATCCACTGGATCACTCGGTAGGTTTTCTGCGGCACGGGAACACCTCTCAGCTTGTTGCGGGTCGTCCACTGCAGGTCCTCAACGTAATGCCGATGACCGCGGACCTGGAGTGAAATCGACCGGCACCGAGCGGAATCCACGGGTGACGGAGTTGCCGTGGAACTTCGCGTGCGCTCCCGGCGCGAGCGTGAAGTCGGGCATCCGGGACAGCACACGCTCGAGACCGACCTGGAACTCGAGTCGCGCCAGGTTGGACCCGAGACAACGGTGCACCCCTGCGCCGAAGCCGAGGTGTCTGTTCTCCCGGCGGTCGAGGATGCACCGGCCGGCGTCGGGAAACTCCGTCTCGTCGCGGTTGGCGGAGGCATAGTTGACGATCACCGACTCGCCGGGCTGAAAGGTACACCCGCTGAGCTCGACCTCGGCGGCCACGGTGCGGGGGATTCCGTGGATCGATCCGGCGAATCTGATGAATTCCTCCACCGCCCTGGCCAGGAGATCCGGATCTCCGATCAGTCGGTCCCGCTCGGCCGGGTTGGTGGCGAGATAGTGGTAGGCGAAAGACATTGCACTGGCGGTGGTCTCGAGGCCCGCCTGGACAAGCAGCATCGCGTTGGACACGACGTCGGGGAAGGACAGCTTCTCGCCGTCGATCTCGGCGGACAGCAGAACGTCGATCATGTCGTCTTGCGGCGGCTGCTCGGTGCGTGCGGTCACGGCGTCGTGCAGATGCTGATACAGCCCACCCCAGGCGGCCATCCGGGAGTCCTCGCCGGCCCCGTTGAGTGCGGTGTCGGTGAGTTTGATGCACAGCGGGACGTCCTCGATCGGCATGCCGAGCAGATACTTGAAGAACACGATGCCGGGTTGCCGCCAGGCGATCTGGGCGAGGTCACCGGACCCGTTCTCGATGAGCTCATCGATGAGCCGGTCGGTCTCCTCGGCGATCTGCGGGCGCAGTGCCTTCATTCTCGCCGGGGAGAAATACGGGTTGAGGACCTTGCGGAACTTCTGCTGTCTCGGCGGGTCCAAGGTGATGACCAGATCACCGGCGAGCTGCTCGGCCCCTTCGGGGGTCGGATTGCTGGAGAAGTGCTCCCAATCCTGCAGGATCGTGACGCACTCCGCGTAGCGGACCGCCACCCACGCGCCTGCCGGCGTTGCGCTGAGGAACGGGTTGTCGGTGCGGGCGAAGGGCGCCTGCTGCCGCATCAGCGAGTAGACGTCGTACAGGTAGTCGTTGTCGTTGAAATCCGGGTGGCGCAGATCCCAGTTCTGCGCATGCTCCTCAACGGGTTTGGTCATGGACTGGAAGCCCCCTGCTGTTCGGCCGCCTGACGAGCCTCCCGCTCTTCGTGGATACGCACGAGTTCGCGGAAACCGATTCGGTTGTACTCGGGCACCGGCTGGATACCCCATTCGTCCTGCGCAGTGTCCTTCCCCTCGGCCCCCTCCGGTGGTCCCAGCGGCGGATACGGGACCTTGCACTCCAGGGTGTCATCGGAGTAGCGGACCTTGAGAAGTTCGCTACAGACCTCTGTGAGGCTCAACGTCGGATAGCCGTAGTAGACCGCCATGAACGGCAACGTGAAGGCACCCTCGATGACCAGGGCGACCAGGCACACGAGCACCGCGCGTTTGATGTACTTGTGCATCCGCGCGTAGTACGGGGTGGTGCCGGGCGGGAGATCCTCGGCCTTCTCTTCCTCGGTGGTTTCAGATGTGGTCACAGCCGTGCTCCTTAGAGTTCTTGCGGATCATGCTCAGTCGGTGAAGATCTCGCGGTTGACCGTGTGCAGGTAGGGGATCGCCAGGAAGGGGGTGATGTAGAAGATGTCGTAGAGCCACCAGCCGATGACCGGGAACACGACGCCGGCGAATCGGACATCGGCGTACATCGTCATGTTGAACACGTAGACACACCAGATGAGCACGCCCATCCAGCAGGTGATGATCATCCACTGGTGACCCCAGCGCTTCATCTGCAGGAAGCCGATCGCCGCGGCGCACCGCATGGCGAAGACGGTGACGATCATGCCGAACACCATCGACTTCTCGCCCGGTCCGGCGCTGCCCCCGACCCACAATTCGTTGTAATGCCAGAAGTAGCCGGCGTCGAACATGTTGCCCCAGCCGATCATCAGCACCCGATTGATCAGCGTGTGGTTGGCGACGAGGTCGAGAGCCCATCCCAGGCTGTTGAGCATGCCGTCGATCAGCACGAGGTAGCCGATGAGCGTGACGATCATCGGTCGGACCGAGTATCCCGCGCGCAGCGCCTGGCGCTGCAACCACACACCGCGCATGAAGATCGGGAAACCGATGAGACCCGGTGCCCACATACCCATCAGCGCCGCTCCGGCGATCATCCACTTGTCGGCCTGCCGCTGAGCCAGTCGGGACTGCTCGTGGTGTTCTTCGAGGGTGATCGAGCCCTCGAGGGGAACGGAAGCCGGCACCTCGGTACGCGACTTCCGTTTCAGCAGTGGCAAATTCACAGATACCACCAGCCGCGCGCGAACGACATGTAGAGCTGGATGAGGAACATCGTGAGCAGGTATCCGTAGATGACGACCTGCAGGACGATCAGGGCCTTCTTGCGGTTCTTTTCCTTCTGGTCGACCATGCGGGCAATCCCTTCTAGCGGTTCGTATTCGGGCTGTCAGCCTCGGCGAGACTGGCCGCGGCCACCTCGCGTAGGCCCTCGGAGATGGCGCCGTCGCTGGACAGCGGTGCGAGCACGCAGGCTTCAGCGGCTTCCAGTTCTGTTGCGCCTGCAGCGATCAGCTGCGCTGCGGTGACGAGAACGCGGGTGGAGGGCGGCTCGAAGTGGAACGCGGCGTCCGCTGTTCGGATCGCCGTGGCGCACCTGACCAGCCGCTGAGCGGTCGGCAATCCGACGGCCGACTCAGCGACGATCACCTCGGCTTCGCGGTCGGGCGGCAGATAGCGCATCGGCAGCGTGACGAATCGCTGGCGGAACGACGGTTTGAGCTCTTTGAGCGAGCTGCGGTAGGCGGGGTTGTAGGAGCACACCAGCATGAACGTCTCCGGCGCCTGGACTACCTCGCCCGCACGATCGAGGTACAGGGTGCGCCGGTGATCGGTGAGGGAGTGCAGGACGGCCAGGGAGTCGTGGCGGGCCTCGACGACCTCGTCGAGGTAGCAGATCGCGCCCGCCTTGACCGCGCGGGTGAGCGGCCCGTCGGTCCAGGTGACGTCCCCTCCGGTGACCATGAACCGCCCGACCAGGTCGGAGCTGGTCAGGTCGTCATGACAGCTGATGGTGACGACGGGGCGGGCCAGCAGCGTTCCCATGTGCTCGACCAGCCGGGTCTTCCCACACCCGGTGGGTCCGGTGAGCATCACGGGCAGTCGCTGCCGGTAGGCCCGTTCGAACATCTGCACTTCGCTGCCGTTGGCGAGGTAGGTGTCGGTTCTGTTCATGCCGCTACCAGCTCCCTGTGGACGTGGGCGAGAACGCGGGGGAGGTCGTCGACGCGGCGGATCCGCTGGGATCGTCGCGGCCCGAAGACTTCCTGGAGTGGGTCGACTCGGACGGGGCCGATGCCGACGTAGTACATCGAGACCCCGGCGTCGTTCGCCTCCTCCACTGCGTGGGCAGCATCCGCCCATGCATACCGCCCTTCGTACCCTTCGTCGGAGATCAGGCCGTCGCCGATCACGATCAGCAGACGTCGTTCCGACGGTTGGGCGAGAAGGCGACTTGTCATATGGCGAAGTGGCGCACCGAGCCTGGTGTATCCGGCGGTAGACAAACCGAGACTGCCGGGCGGCACGAATCGCCGATCCGGAAAGTCTTTGAGGCAGTTGACCTCGACACGATGGCGGGTGTTCCCGGTGAAGGTGAAGATGCCGTGCCGTTCGCGTGCGGACGTCATCGCGCGGGACAGCGCGTCGGCGCAGGCCAGTTCCAGCTTGAAGACAGTGCCGCCGTGGATCCCCAGTGAGGAGCTGCCGTCGAGCAGCAGCGCTGTGGTGACATCACGGCTGGTGGGCAGCAGCTCCCGAAAGATCCTTGGTTCGAACGCCTCTCCGGTCGTCACGTCGATGTAGTGACCGACGTACTGGTCGACGTCGATGTCGGACCCGTCCTCCAGGCGGCTCTTCATCGCACGGTGGGTGTTCTTCTCGAACCAGTGCCGGACGTCGACGGCGATGGCACCCGGTTGCCCGGTGCTGCCGCTGTGCGCCTGTTCGAGCACGGCGACGTGATCCGGCATGAAACTCTCGGTCCAGGCATTCCATTCCGGATAGGGGATGCCCGGACGGTGGTCCGGGGTGACGTCGAGATCGTTGTCCTGCGGACGACTCGGCGGCGGCAGGTTGGGATTGCGGACACCGCCGTCGCCTCCGGCGGGGACCGAATGCGGTTGCGGTACCCGTTTCTGGTTCGTCGTCCACGGCAGGCGCCCGAACGAGCGGCGCAGCTTGTCGGACAATCCCTGCGGCAGCGTGTACGCCCGTGGCAGGCGCCCCAGCAGGGGATCAACAGCCAACGGCCGCTCAGTGCGGGCCAGTGCCACAGCGCGGTTCAGCATCTCCCGGCCATCCATGTCGGCCGCCGCCGGCACGATCTCGGGAAGCACGCGCCTCATCTCGGTGAGCAACCCCGGCCAGTTCTCGGCAACCCACCCGAGAGCAACGCCGGCTTCGACAACCGCGAGCGCGCTCAGTTCGCGGCCGGACAGCTCATTGAGGCGGTAGTCGGTGAGGCGATCCTTGGAAGGTGAACACTGCAGGGCAACACCGCATGTCAGGGTGCGACGCGTCCAGTCACGCTGTGCCACCGGGTGGGGGACATGGACGACGTCGAGCATCGAACTCAAACCGAAGCCGCGGTGTTGCCCGGTGACAAGGCGGGCGCCGGTGCGGCGCCGGTCACTCAGCGCGACGGCGGTCA from Mycobacterium sp. DL includes:
- a CDS encoding cation-translocating P-type ATPase, with product MTTAITTGLSDAEVAQRVSEGKTNDVPTRAARSVSEIVRGNVFTRINAILGVLLVIVLSTGSVINGAFGLLIIANSAIGIIQELRAKQTLDKLAIVGQAKPMVRRESGTAALAPSEVVLDDVIELGPGDQIVVDGVILEESNLEIDESLLTGEADPIAKDADDHVMSGSFVVAGSGAYRATKVGREAYAAKLAEEASKFTLVKSELRSGINKILQFITYLLVPAGALIIYTQLFTTGAGWQESVLRMVGALVPMVPEGLVLMTSIAFAVGVIRLGRRQCLVNELPAIEGLARVDVVCADKTGTLTENGMRVSDLKELDECSVAEVLAQLAADDARPNASMAAIAEAYASPPGWTATATAPFKSATKWSGSSYAEHGNWVIGAPDVLLDPASPAADAAEQIGARGLRVLLLGSSDLPVDHGDAPGTVTPAALVVLEQRIRPDARDTLEYFASQKVTVKVISGDNAVSVGAVAGSLGLEGETMDARQLPAAPEALADTLEEYTTFGRVRPDQKRAMVHALQSRGHTVAMTGDGVNDVLALKDADIGVAMGSGSSASRAVAQIVLLDNKFATLPYVVGEGRRVIGNIERVSNLFLTKTVYSVLLAMLVGLAGLSAEIFGTDPLPFPFQPIHVTIAAWFTIGIPAFVLSLAPNTERAQPGFVRRVMTSALPSGLVVGTATFVSYLLAYEGRAATETEQTQASTAALITLLVSALWVLSVVARPYEWWRVALVAVSALAYVVIFSIPPARDLFILDISDVGVTSIALGIGLLGALAVEVIWWVQGAILGERRRLWRPRER
- a CDS encoding antitoxin, whose translation is MGLLDKAKDLLGKNADKVDTAITKAGDLVDKKTQGKYASTIDKVQDAAKKAVQDNTNPGGQVPPGQQSGQVPPPQPPPGTPPQQQPPTAPPTS
- a CDS encoding SRPBCC family protein, which encodes MAKLSVSIDVPLAPDKAWESASDLSRYKEWLSIHRVWRSSLPETIEKGTVLDSIVEVKGMPNRMRWTVVHYRPPEAMTLNGDGKGGVKVKLIGKVKPSDLGSTLTFDVHLGGPALFGPIGMVVAGALKGDIRESLERFKAVFAPS
- a CDS encoding isomerase codes for the protein MAYRIDPDVLQKVTSQAVGSPLEGAELITYAIELLADEYPDLIDPRPGRWVGSKAGGILGKVRFLYFSPREYIVIFGSPTGTQGFSGRYKHVDIHKFLIAGQIDSYDLDSDETSALPPLSPGEHTCLERGHARGLTIHPGSWHIEYGRGAVATTLPFAMIDTLLVSLEFESVRRSTVEFAKLIGRRFGR
- a CDS encoding cytochrome P450, translated to MSRDRGDGWSMLRRLGPVVYGDGWYYLTRREDVLAALRDPAVFSSRISYDDMISPVPLVPLGFDPPEHTRYRRILHSHFSPQTLNSLLPSLQAQAINIIEAIARRDECEVMADLATPYPSQVFLTLFGLPLEDRERLIAWKDAIIAFSLTTDPASVDLTPAVELYTYLTEAVQTQRNQPRAGILSELLHGDETLSDNEAVGLSLVFVLAGLDTVTSTIGATMLELARRPELRDSLRHHPDDVAAFVEEMIRLEPAAPVVGRVTTQPVTVAGVTLPAGAEVRLCLGAINRDGADPQSGDDFVLDGKLHKHWGFGGGPHRCLGAHLARMELKLVVSEWLSRIPDFELAAGFDPQITWPSATCTLPELPIRIFPKGR
- a CDS encoding dihydrodipicolinate reductase, which gives rise to MPQKTYRVIQWMTGDVGQVGIRHFADNPLYDLVGVLVHSEEKNGRDAGEIAGIDPIGVLATSDVDSMVGLEADCVFYTPIIMDVDTVCRLLRSGKNVVTTSGFFHPSPDFEGPAQLIRDACDEGGTSFHGGGIHPGYAGDLLPLTLARVMSRIDTIQVYEVVDVLKDAPLDHIDWMGFGKDKDKFLTEPTILGLGTPFFAQSMYMIADGLGVSIDSVTSEVEAAVATEDIPHDEGTIPEGTVAAQRHEWTAWVGGQPLIVFHAIYVTAGPDRLEPAWDWGETRYEIVIDGDPPTELTLKGVRQPDGSMKHPGYDWTAMGAINAIPDVCDAPPGWHTHLDLGLIRPRGLVRP
- a CDS encoding cytochrome P450, with the protein product MTKPVEEHAQNWDLRHPDFNDNDYLYDVYSLMRQQAPFARTDNPFLSATPAGAWVAVRYAECVTILQDWEHFSSNPTPEGAEQLAGDLVITLDPPRQQKFRKVLNPYFSPARMKALRPQIAEETDRLIDELIENGSGDLAQIAWRQPGIVFFKYLLGMPIEDVPLCIKLTDTALNGAGEDSRMAAWGGLYQHLHDAVTARTEQPPQDDMIDVLLSAEIDGEKLSFPDVVSNAMLLVQAGLETTASAMSFAYHYLATNPAERDRLIGDPDLLARAVEEFIRFAGSIHGIPRTVAAEVELSGCTFQPGESVIVNYASANRDETEFPDAGRCILDRRENRHLGFGAGVHRCLGSNLARLEFQVGLERVLSRMPDFTLAPGAHAKFHGNSVTRGFRSVPVDFTPGPRSSALR
- a CDS encoding CbbQ/NirQ/NorQ/GpvN family protein, encoding MNRTDTYLANGSEVQMFERAYRQRLPVMLTGPTGCGKTRLVEHMGTLLARPVVTISCHDDLTSSDLVGRFMVTGGDVTWTDGPLTRAVKAGAICYLDEVVEARHDSLAVLHSLTDHRRTLYLDRAGEVVQAPETFMLVCSYNPAYRSSLKELKPSFRQRFVTLPMRYLPPDREAEVIVAESAVGLPTAQRLVRCATAIRTADAAFHFEPPSTRVLVTAAQLIAAGATELEAAEACVLAPLSSDGAISEGLREVAAASLAEADSPNTNR
- a CDS encoding MorD protein, with amino-acid sequence MTGLSDTHAMATERSCALTAVALSDRRRTGARLVTGQHRGFGLSSMLDVVHVPHPVAQRDWTRRTLTCGVALQCSPSKDRLTDYRLNELSGRELSALAVVEAGVALGWVAENWPGLLTEMRRVLPEIVPAAADMDGREMLNRAVALARTERPLAVDPLLGRLPRAYTLPQGLSDKLRRSFGRLPWTTNQKRVPQPHSVPAGGDGGVRNPNLPPPSRPQDNDLDVTPDHRPGIPYPEWNAWTESFMPDHVAVLEQAHSGSTGQPGAIAVDVRHWFEKNTHRAMKSRLEDGSDIDVDQYVGHYIDVTTGEAFEPRIFRELLPTSRDVTTALLLDGSSSLGIHGGTVFKLELACADALSRAMTSARERHGIFTFTGNTRHRVEVNCLKDFPDRRFVPPGSLGLSTAGYTRLGAPLRHMTSRLLAQPSERRLLIVIGDGLISDEGYEGRYAWADAAHAVEEANDAGVSMYYVGIGPVRVDPLQEVFGPRRSQRIRRVDDLPRVLAHVHRELVAA